AAAATCTGAAACAGATGTGAGTGAGTCCTTATCAAGCAGCCTACTTCAGAGACAATCATTTCCATTAAATAGAAATTGTTATAACTTCTTGGGCTGTTCTTATAATATCCAGAATGCTAATGGATCAATAAATGATACttgataaataattttttactCTCCTAAACACTAGGGAATTGTTTTAAGGGAATTCTATGTGAATAAATGTTGTGTTATGCTGTGTTAATGTGAGGCAAAATGGTTTCTCTCACTTCCTTGTTAATGACAGATAAGAAACAGCGCCCCCTACCGTCTATTGGTAAGACAGCAATAAACTTCATGACTCCATAATGGCATTTACATATGTAGAAAACTATTGGAGTAAAAAtacttctttcttcttttcccatGTCCTGTCACTGTAGACAGAGGTTCCCTCCCACGAATCCCACCTGAGAAATGTGCGTAACTCCTCCACCTCAACATGTCTCTACTGTAACCTTTACTACCACTAATGGTGCATGACATGAAATGATAATAACATACCAACCTGAACGTTTTCTGTGTCTCCTCCAAAAGCATCATCTGGTAGCCCTGGTTCTTTTCACATGGCCACAGTGGACATCCAAAACCCGGATATCCAGTCTTCGCGCTACCGCTCCATGCCTTCATCTGCCTCAGCTCTGACCAGCAAAGGAAAGAAGGATaagaagagcaagaaaaagACGATCAAACTCTCCAAAGCGGACATAGGGGCACCCAGTGGATTTAAGTGAGTGTTTGAGCCCACGGATGTGTTGCCACATCAGTGAATTTTTGTGTGATCGTCTTACACTGTCCGCTTTTGTTTCCTTCCTGTCAGGCATGTTTCCCATGTAGGCTGGGATCCCAACAACATTGACCCTGACCTGTGGAAGCTGCTCTCCCAAGCTGGGATCAGTGAAGTTGAGATGAGGGATGAACAGACCTCCCAGCTCATCTATAACGTCATCGAGCAGTCTGGAGGCATGGAGGCGGTCAAAAGGGAGGTGAACAGAGGTTAGACTCACACTGCATCCTTTTGTTCCTCCTGCTCACCACAGGCTACTGTAATGGTCTAAAGGTTCAACTGGACTCTTATGCACATCTTGTTCCATTGCATCATAGGTGCTGGACCTCCACTGCCTCCACCTGGCAGGCAAGGGCCCCTGCCTCCTGTTCCAAGCTCCGGTCACTCTGCTCCAACCCCACCACCTCCACGTAGCCGCTCTGGCCCCCTGCCTCCGATCCCAGGCCCGTCACCGCGGGGGAGCCCGTCCTCCCATACGGCTCCAGTACGGGGAGGTGTgccacccccacctcctcagATAAGCAGAGGCggccctccaccaccaccaccaccagcgcACTCTGCACCTTCTCACTTCCCCTCACCGCCATCTCATGTCTCATCCCCATCCTCCTCCCACAACCTGCCTCCTCCCCCGCCGCCGTCTAGCCAACAGCGCTCCATGGGTTTCCCACCACCTCCTGTTCCTTCTACACccagcagaggaggtggaggaggaggaggaggaggaggcccaccacctcctcctcctccgccgccCCCTCCACCTACACCTACACCCGCCCAAACTGATTtcccatcacctcctcctctctccagcgGTCCACCACAACTTGCCGCTCCATCCTCTGGAGGGGGAGACAGCAGAGGAGCCCTGCTGGATCAGATCCGGCTGGGGAAGAAGCTCAGAAATGTAAAGCAACTTCCTTTTCTCAAAAATACATGCTATAAACTAAACTTTTGTTTGGACATTAGTAGCCGATGCCCGTGTTCAAATGTTCAAGTGTCCTGGTGTGTGTTATAGGTGACAGACAGTCCTGACTCAGCTCCGCCTGCAACACCTGAGTCAGGTGAGGGCATCGTTGGTGCTCTCATGATGGTCATGCAGAAGAGGAGTAAAGTCATCCATTCCTCTGGTAAGTATTAGAACATTATTACACCCTAAATAAAGGACAggttgaagaagaagaagagcccAAAAAGGTCTCATCTGTTCATATATGTGCTCCCTTTCAGATGAAAGTGAAGATGAGGGTGGAGATGAAGACGAGGATGACGACGAATGGGATGACTGATGTAGAAAAGTGGTGGATTTGTGTCGATTTTGCAG
This sequence is a window from Pempheris klunzingeri isolate RE-2024b chromosome 11, fPemKlu1.hap1, whole genome shotgun sequence. Protein-coding genes within it:
- the wasb gene encoding WASP actin nucleation promoting factor b; protein product: MSRGSKSKADSTWSSLLSPQENEKLEDLMGRRCASMATAVAQLFMALPHSPSMWSLQHTGVVCFIKDNPQRSYFIRMFDLKAGRQIWEQELYNQIVYSSQQPYFHTFAADDCQVGLNFALQQEAEAFHKAVKEKIHQRHSRQDKKQRPLPSIDRGSLPRIPPEKSSSGSPGSFHMATVDIQNPDIQSSRYRSMPSSASALTSKGKKDKKSKKKTIKLSKADIGAPSGFKHVSHVGWDPNNIDPDLWKLLSQAGISEVEMRDEQTSQLIYNVIEQSGGMEAVKREVNRGAGPPLPPPGRQGPLPPVPSSGHSAPTPPPPRSRSGPLPPIPGPSPRGSPSSHTAPVRGGVPPPPPQISRGGPPPPPPPAHSAPSHFPSPPSHVSSPSSSHNLPPPPPPSSQQRSMGFPPPPVPSTPSRGGGGGGGGGGPPPPPPPPPPPPTPTPAQTDFPSPPPLSSGPPQLAAPSSGGGDSRGALLDQIRLGKKLRNVTDSPDSAPPATPESGEGIVGALMMVMQKRSKVIHSSDESEDEGGDEDEDDDEWDD